One window from the genome of Leucobacter aridicollis encodes:
- a CDS encoding FadR/GntR family transcriptional regulator, translated as MAVTDDVIFRIKEMIRTGDLAPGDRLPPEKELGELLGASRNSLREAVKALEVIRVLDVRRGDGTYVTSLEPSMLLEVMNFAADLHSDDSVLEMFAVRRMLEPQAAAQAARVMDAQAIADLEREVASVSEETDTDALVRHDSDFHRAIVAAVGNGYLSSLVESLAAHTVRARVWRALTQDGATGRTVSEHRAIAQAIAAGDSELAAALMTAHIAGIESWLREATVAPAGTAQS; from the coding sequence ATGGCAGTCACTGACGATGTGATCTTTCGCATTAAGGAAATGATCCGGACCGGGGATCTCGCGCCTGGCGACAGATTGCCCCCGGAGAAGGAGCTCGGTGAGCTGCTCGGCGCCTCCCGGAACTCGCTGCGCGAGGCCGTGAAGGCACTCGAGGTGATTCGGGTCCTCGACGTGCGGCGCGGCGACGGCACCTACGTGACGAGCCTCGAGCCGAGCATGCTGCTCGAGGTAATGAACTTCGCTGCAGACCTGCACAGCGACGATTCGGTGCTTGAGATGTTCGCGGTGCGGCGAATGCTCGAGCCGCAGGCCGCGGCGCAGGCGGCTCGTGTCATGGACGCTCAGGCGATCGCCGACCTGGAACGCGAGGTCGCGAGCGTGAGCGAGGAGACCGACACCGATGCGCTCGTGCGCCACGACTCCGACTTTCACCGCGCGATCGTCGCTGCGGTCGGCAACGGGTACCTGTCGAGCCTCGTCGAGTCACTCGCTGCCCACACAGTGCGCGCGCGCGTTTGGCGCGCGCTCACGCAGGATGGCGCGACCGGTCGAACGGTGTCTGAGCATCGCGCGATTGCTCAGGCAATCGCCGCAGGCGACTCTGAGCTTGCCGCGGCGCTCATGACTGCGCATATCGCGGGCATCGAGAGCTGGTTGCGGGAGGCAACCGTGGCTCCGGCTGGCACGGCACAGTCTTAG
- a CDS encoding GntR family transcriptional regulator has protein sequence MASHPDHSQADPHAFASVYELIRSRVLREEIPPNARINIDALARELEVSSTPVREALRQLQGDNLVVQEPGRGYRTTPILNAAELRELFEFRLLVEPWAAKIAATDRLQNPGYVLEREIADITDLIGRQADIRYELMDHDIRFHDAILSSTGNEVLRTAYSQTHCHLHAFRLHPGERTGQYTVAEHRVIHEAIRSREPEAAEQAMRDHLTAAYLRFEVAHGVNSGAPYLPGAHQDRPAPTTSLAL, from the coding sequence ATGGCTTCACACCCGGATCACTCACAGGCTGACCCGCACGCCTTCGCGTCGGTGTACGAACTGATCCGGTCGCGTGTGCTTCGCGAGGAGATCCCGCCGAACGCGCGCATCAACATTGACGCGCTTGCCCGCGAGCTCGAGGTGTCCTCGACCCCCGTGCGGGAAGCCCTCAGGCAGCTCCAGGGCGACAACCTCGTCGTGCAGGAGCCTGGTCGTGGCTATCGAACGACGCCGATCTTGAACGCCGCTGAGCTTCGCGAGCTGTTCGAGTTCAGGCTGCTCGTCGAGCCGTGGGCGGCAAAGATCGCCGCCACCGACAGGCTACAAAACCCCGGCTACGTGCTTGAGCGGGAGATCGCAGACATCACCGACCTCATCGGCCGACAGGCTGACATTCGATACGAACTCATGGACCACGACATCAGGTTTCACGACGCGATCCTCAGCAGCACAGGCAACGAGGTGTTGCGCACCGCCTACTCGCAGACTCACTGCCATCTTCACGCATTCAGACTGCACCCTGGCGAGCGCACCGGGCAGTACACAGTCGCCGAGCATCGGGTCATCCACGAGGCGATTCGCAGCCGCGAACCAGAAGCCGCCGAGCAGGCAATGCGCGATCACCTCACCGCCGCCTACCTGAGGTTTGAGGTCGCGCACGGGGTGAATTCGGGTGCGCCGTACTTGCCGGGAGCCCATCAGGATCGGCCCGCACCGACAACCTCGCTCGCCCTCTGA
- a CDS encoding alpha-L-fucosidase, which produces MMNFESRVGPDFGDNAPIYPTNGVPDWYRDAKLGFFIHWGLYSVPAWAVEHGERFIPTEDAYAWHQYAEWYGNTVRIAGSPTWERHQEVYGPGVSYEDLADRWDAAAFDAEQFVGELLGAGAKYIVPVTKHHEGFCLWDTETTGFNSVARGPKRNLIGELHDATRRANARFGVYFSGALDWHVSDFPPIESDTDLFRFRRNDPAFSRYSAEQVDELIARFSPDVLWNDIDWPDGGKGHEDYGVASLLGRYFDAVPDGVVNDRWGVPYHGYLTREYTNVAEIQQQPWESTRGLGFSFGFNQDESEKHSLSGTQLVRHLVDVVSKNGNLLINVGPTAAGEIPPLQLQAMREMGAWLNVNGEGIYGTRPWTRAEERVGVSRRYTTSAGAVHVHVMEPEVGEVELPAELAGRDAVWADGSAAVQQTGADGVVRVSIPAGLRAEPVAMLTVNV; this is translated from the coding sequence ATGATGAACTTTGAGTCTCGGGTCGGACCAGACTTCGGCGACAATGCCCCGATCTACCCAACGAACGGCGTGCCTGACTGGTACCGCGATGCGAAGCTTGGATTTTTCATTCACTGGGGCCTGTACTCGGTTCCTGCCTGGGCAGTCGAGCACGGCGAGCGGTTCATTCCGACGGAGGATGCGTACGCCTGGCACCAGTACGCCGAGTGGTACGGGAACACTGTGCGCATCGCGGGGAGCCCGACGTGGGAGCGCCATCAGGAGGTCTACGGGCCCGGCGTGAGCTACGAGGATCTCGCGGACCGCTGGGACGCGGCCGCGTTCGACGCCGAGCAGTTCGTGGGTGAGCTGCTCGGAGCCGGGGCGAAGTACATCGTTCCCGTCACGAAGCACCACGAGGGATTCTGTCTCTGGGACACCGAGACGACTGGGTTCAATTCGGTCGCCCGCGGCCCAAAGCGTAACCTCATCGGCGAGCTGCATGACGCAACGCGTCGCGCAAACGCCCGCTTCGGCGTCTACTTCTCTGGGGCCCTCGACTGGCACGTGAGTGACTTTCCGCCGATCGAGTCGGACACCGACCTGTTCAGGTTCCGTCGCAACGACCCCGCCTTCTCACGCTACTCGGCCGAGCAGGTCGACGAGCTCATCGCGCGCTTCTCGCCGGACGTGCTCTGGAACGACATCGACTGGCCTGACGGCGGCAAAGGTCACGAGGACTATGGCGTTGCGTCGCTGCTTGGGCGCTACTTCGATGCCGTCCCAGACGGCGTCGTCAACGACCGCTGGGGTGTGCCCTACCACGGCTACCTCACGCGCGAGTACACGAACGTTGCAGAGATCCAGCAGCAGCCGTGGGAGTCGACGCGCGGCCTCGGGTTCTCGTTTGGGTTCAACCAAGACGAGAGCGAGAAGCATTCACTGTCGGGCACGCAGCTCGTGCGCCACCTCGTAGATGTTGTCTCGAAGAACGGCAACCTGCTCATCAACGTCGGACCCACCGCCGCCGGCGAGATCCCGCCGCTGCAGCTCCAAGCGATGCGCGAGATGGGGGCGTGGCTCAACGTCAATGGCGAGGGCATCTATGGCACCAGGCCGTGGACCCGTGCCGAGGAGCGCGTCGGCGTCTCTCGCCGGTACACAACGTCGGCCGGGGCGGTGCACGTGCACGTCATGGAGCCCGAGGTTGGCGAGGTCGAGCTGCCAGCCGAGCTCGCGGGTCGCGACGCCGTCTGGGCCGACGGGAGCGCGGCGGTGCAGCAGACCGGCGCCGACGGCGTCGTTCGCGTCTCGATCCCCGCTGGTCTTCGCGCCGAGCCTGTCGCGATGCTCACAGTCAACGTGTAA
- a CDS encoding M81 family metallopeptidase: MGPLPELSEGGMARPRIGIAGISIESSTFSPHVSGDEAFTIRTGADLRGYYPFLEEGRELGDAAEWVPLYHGRSLPGGAVAPATYQRMRQAILDAIRTEGPFDGFFFDIHGAMSVQGMVDAEGDLATAVREALGPDTLVTTSMDLHGNVSETLRDAVDLLTCYRMAPHEDWLNTKERAVHALLTRLRGEHGTDPLARRPLKAWVPVPVLLPGEKTSTRLEPARSIYAELPGIEALDGVVDAAVWVGYAWADEPRCQAYVVVTGDDSEVIAREAERVARMYWDAREDFVFVAETASLDGALENALAPGAARPYLISDSGDNPTAGGAGDVTWTLTELVKREELTNGDVTTLVASIFDADAVAQAVAAGVGADVLVTAGARVDAGPSGPAELRGTVFSITDGDPDAGTQVVIAVGGVHAIITERRKPFHHLDDFRMLGLDPEAADIVVVKIGYLEPELYDLQRGWTLALTPGGVDQDLLRLGHHKLASGVYPFDTSGTPALTAVVGRRGEDD; this comes from the coding sequence ATGGGGCCCCTGCCTGAGCTGTCCGAGGGCGGCATGGCGAGGCCCCGGATCGGGATCGCGGGCATATCGATCGAATCGAGCACCTTCTCCCCGCACGTCTCCGGCGACGAGGCGTTCACGATCAGGACAGGCGCAGACCTGCGCGGGTACTACCCGTTCCTGGAGGAGGGGCGCGAGCTCGGCGACGCCGCCGAGTGGGTGCCGCTTTACCACGGCCGTTCGCTGCCTGGCGGCGCCGTCGCCCCCGCGACGTATCAGCGCATGAGGCAGGCGATTCTCGACGCGATCCGCACCGAGGGCCCTTTCGATGGCTTCTTCTTCGACATCCACGGCGCGATGAGCGTGCAGGGCATGGTCGACGCCGAGGGCGACCTCGCGACCGCGGTGCGCGAGGCCCTCGGCCCCGACACCCTCGTGACGACGTCGATGGACCTCCACGGCAACGTCTCCGAGACGCTCCGCGACGCCGTCGACCTACTCACCTGCTACCGCATGGCCCCACACGAGGACTGGCTGAATACGAAGGAGCGGGCGGTGCACGCGCTGCTCACGCGGCTCCGCGGCGAGCACGGCACCGATCCGCTCGCGCGTCGGCCGCTGAAGGCCTGGGTTCCCGTGCCCGTGCTGCTGCCTGGCGAGAAAACGAGTACCCGGCTCGAGCCCGCGCGGAGCATCTACGCCGAGCTACCAGGCATCGAGGCGCTCGATGGCGTCGTCGACGCCGCCGTCTGGGTGGGCTACGCGTGGGCAGACGAGCCGCGCTGCCAGGCCTACGTCGTCGTTACCGGCGACGACAGTGAGGTCATTGCTCGAGAGGCCGAACGCGTTGCCAGGATGTACTGGGACGCCCGTGAGGACTTCGTGTTCGTTGCAGAGACCGCCTCGCTCGATGGGGCGCTCGAGAACGCCCTCGCTCCTGGTGCCGCTCGCCCATACCTCATCTCGGATTCTGGCGACAACCCGACGGCTGGCGGTGCTGGCGATGTCACCTGGACGCTCACCGAACTCGTGAAGCGAGAGGAACTCACGAACGGCGACGTCACGACGCTTGTCGCGTCAATCTTCGACGCCGATGCGGTCGCACAGGCAGTGGCTGCAGGTGTTGGCGCCGACGTGCTGGTGACCGCCGGCGCGCGAGTCGATGCAGGCCCGAGTGGCCCGGCAGAGCTCAGGGGCACTGTCTTCTCAATCACCGACGGCGACCCCGACGCTGGCACGCAGGTTGTCATCGCTGTCGGCGGCGTGCATGCGATCATCACCGAGCGGCGCAAACCCTTCCACCACCTCGACGACTTCCGCATGCTCGGGCTCGACCCCGAAGCGGCAGACATCGTCGTCGTGAAGATTGGCTACCTCGAGCCAGAACTCTACGACCTGCAGCGCGGGTGGACGCTCGCGCTCACCCCGGGCGGCGTGGATCAGGATCTGCTGCGGCTCGGCCACCACAAGCTCGCTTCGGGGGTCTACCCGTTCGATACCAGCGGGACGCCCGCACTCACGGCTGTCGTCGGCCGCCGTGGCGAAGACGATTAA
- a CDS encoding L-rhamnose mutarotase, with protein sequence MKRVAQVIGLPAEHREAYERYHAAVWPTVLERITASNIQNYSIFRHGELLFSYFEYVGDDYEADMAKMAADPETQRWWSVQQPLQQPLPDRAEGDWWTELPEVFHHE encoded by the coding sequence ATGAAGCGGGTGGCGCAGGTCATCGGCCTGCCAGCAGAGCATCGCGAGGCGTACGAGCGCTATCACGCCGCCGTCTGGCCGACTGTACTTGAACGAATCACCGCGAGCAACATTCAGAACTATTCGATCTTTCGCCACGGCGAACTGCTGTTCTCGTACTTCGAGTACGTGGGCGACGACTACGAAGCCGACATGGCGAAAATGGCCGCAGACCCCGAAACGCAGCGGTGGTGGTCAGTGCAGCAACCGCTGCAGCAGCCGCTTCCCGACCGTGCAGAGGGCGACTGGTGGACCGAGCTGCCCGAGGTCTTCCACCACGAGTAG
- a CDS encoding copper homeostasis protein CutC: MTLLEIAVQDVAGARTAIGAGADRLELCQALGVGGLTPSIGTIEQVVDAVGGERIAVLVRPRPGGFVYDADEIELVSRDIAEATKRGAGGVVVGALTEAGLVDTEALARWRDAAGAADLVFHRAIDTLAQPEGVLESLVDAGVTRILTSGGAAQSLDGAETLARLVEAAADRLDIMAGGGVTVDAIPTLVATGIAAIHLSAKRPSTSTAPSGPGGGAPEFDVTDAGIVGAAAAALAGSAR, from the coding sequence ATGACTCTCCTCGAAATTGCCGTCCAAGACGTCGCCGGTGCCCGCACCGCGATCGGAGCTGGTGCGGATCGCCTGGAGCTCTGCCAGGCGCTCGGCGTCGGCGGGCTGACTCCCTCGATCGGCACGATTGAACAGGTTGTCGACGCCGTCGGCGGCGAGCGGATCGCAGTGCTCGTGCGGCCAAGGCCCGGTGGCTTCGTCTACGACGCCGACGAGATCGAGCTTGTGAGCCGTGACATTGCCGAAGCGACGAAGCGAGGAGCCGGCGGCGTTGTCGTCGGCGCGCTCACTGAGGCCGGGCTCGTCGACACCGAGGCGCTCGCGCGCTGGCGCGACGCGGCAGGCGCTGCCGATCTCGTGTTCCATCGTGCGATCGACACTCTTGCGCAGCCGGAGGGAGTGCTCGAGTCGCTCGTCGACGCGGGCGTCACGCGGATACTCACCTCCGGTGGTGCCGCGCAGAGCCTCGACGGCGCCGAAACGCTCGCGCGTCTCGTCGAAGCCGCGGCAGACAGACTCGACATTATGGCCGGTGGCGGAGTGACAGTCGACGCGATCCCGACGCTCGTGGCGACTGGGATCGCCGCGATCCATCTCTCGGCGAAGCGCCCCTCGACGAGTACGGCCCCGAGCGGCCCAGGGGGTGGTGCCCCTGAGTTCGACGTCACAGACGCTGGAATTGTCGGTGCCGCTGCCGCGGCGCTGGCCGGGAGCGCGCGATGA
- a CDS encoding ROK family protein: MTHTADTHPGVFAGIDIGGTKIAVVLVDAAGEILARGSAVAPAKQGGEAMAATAARLTSDLLGESGGTLCAAGVGAAGVFDYDTGVVTAASSTFVDWVGFPLRTRLEELLGVPIAIENDVNAFLLGEVSFDAHAEPDAFGVMLGTGVGGALILDGTLRRGARGGAGEIGHTPGYSDLVCTCKQTGHLETLASGTSIGLRYAERTGVSGLTAKEIADRARAGDADARAVFENAGRAVALACSSMSTLLDVAEVIVGGGVSHAWDLLSPVMDETLRTAAPITGTPLRIQRAKRGGDAVALGAAASAQKLLRATLAHAQLSTQTSEGAAR, translated from the coding sequence ATGACGCACACAGCAGACACTCACCCGGGCGTCTTCGCAGGAATCGATATTGGTGGCACCAAGATCGCTGTCGTGCTCGTCGACGCCGCGGGCGAGATCCTCGCCCGCGGCTCGGCCGTCGCGCCGGCGAAGCAGGGCGGCGAAGCGATGGCTGCGACGGCTGCCCGCCTCACCTCCGACCTGCTCGGCGAGAGCGGTGGCACGCTCTGCGCTGCGGGCGTTGGTGCGGCCGGGGTCTTCGACTACGACACGGGTGTGGTGACCGCGGCGTCCTCGACATTCGTTGACTGGGTCGGCTTCCCGCTGCGCACACGACTCGAGGAGCTCCTTGGCGTTCCGATCGCAATCGAGAACGACGTCAACGCGTTCCTGCTCGGGGAGGTTTCGTTCGATGCGCACGCCGAACCCGACGCCTTCGGAGTCATGCTCGGGACCGGAGTCGGCGGCGCGCTCATCCTTGATGGCACGCTCCGTCGCGGCGCCCGCGGCGGCGCCGGCGAGATCGGCCACACCCCTGGGTACAGCGACCTCGTCTGCACCTGCAAGCAGACCGGTCACCTTGAGACGCTCGCATCGGGGACGTCGATCGGGCTGCGCTACGCGGAGCGCACGGGAGTGTCCGGGTTGACGGCGAAGGAGATTGCGGATCGGGCGCGCGCGGGCGATGCCGACGCGCGCGCCGTGTTCGAGAACGCTGGGCGAGCGGTCGCGCTCGCCTGCTCGTCGATGTCGACCCTCCTTGACGTCGCCGAGGTGATTGTCGGGGGTGGGGTCTCGCACGCGTGGGATCTGCTCTCGCCGGTGATGGATGAGACGCTGCGGACCGCGGCGCCAATCACCGGAACCCCGCTCCGGATCCAGCGGGCGAAGCGCGGCGGCGACGCCGTCGCGCTCGGCGCTGCAGCGTCGGCGCAAAAGCTTCTCAGGGCGACCCTCGCCCACGCACAGTTGAGCACACAGACAAGTGAAGGAGCCGCACGGTGA